The following proteins come from a genomic window of Lolium rigidum isolate FL_2022 chromosome 5, APGP_CSIRO_Lrig_0.1, whole genome shotgun sequence:
- the LOC124653581 gene encoding serine/arginine-rich splicing factor RS2Z32-like isoform X1, which yields MPRYDERDRYSGSTRLYVGRLSSRTRTRDLEDLFARYGRVRHVDMKHEFAFVEFSDARDADDARYNLDGRDFDGSRMIVEFAKGVPRGQGGSGSRDRGGDREYMGRGPPPGSGRCFNCGIDGHWARDCKAGDWKNRCYRCGDGGHIERDCQNSPKNLKRGKSYSRSPSPRRGRVRDRSYSRSRSRSYSRSVSPRRDERRSRSPRDSRSPSPRRSPRDSRSPAKSPRRDSRSPMKSRSPSPAKGRARSPTPNGSRSPAPRDNSRSPARGDHDMSPAANGRSPSPRGGEDNNGGNDRAASPGGSASPGGG from the exons ATGCCTCGCTACGATGAGCGTGACCGCTACAGCGGTAGCACGAGGCTCTACGTGGGCCGTCTTTCCTCGCGGACACGGACCAGAGACCTTGAGGACCTCTTCGCCAGATATGGGAG AGTGCGACATGTGGATATGAAGCATGAGTTTGCGTTTGTT GAGTTTAGTGATGCCAGGGATGCTGATGATGCAAGGTACAACCTTGATGGGCGTGACTTTGATGGAAGCCGCATGATTGTTGAGTTTGCTAAAGGG GTTCCGCGTGGCCAAGGAGGGTCTGGGTCCCGTGACCGTGGTGGTGACCGTGAATATATGGGTCGGGGACCTCCTCCTGGTTCTGGCCGTTGCTTTAACTGTGGAATTGATGGCCACTGGGCTCGTGACTGCAAAGCTGGCGACTGGAAAAATAGGTGCTACCGTTGTGGAGATGGTGGCCATATAGAAAGGGACTGTCAGAACAGCCCTAAGAACCTAAA GCGTGGAAAGAGTTACTCCAGATCTCCATCACCTCGTCGCGGAAGGGTCCGCGATAGGAGCTACAGCAGGAGCCGTAGCAGGAGCTACAG CCGCTCTGTTTCACCAAGGAGGGATGAGAGGCGGTCAAGGAGCCCCCGCGACAGCCGCAGCCCAAGCCCAAGGCGTAGCCCCCGCGACAGCCGCAGCCCTGCGAAGAGTCCCCGTCGCGACAGCCGCAGCCCTATGAAGAGTCGCAGCCCTTCACCCGCCAAGGGCAGGGCCCGCAGCCCTACCCCCAACGGCAGCAGGAGCCCTGCGCCGAGGGACAACAGCAGGAGCCCAGCAAGGGGTGACCATGACATGAGCCCTGCCGCAAATGGCCGTAGCCCTAGCCCAAGGGGCGGAGAGGACAACAATGGCGGCAACGACCGTGCCGCTTCTCCTGGAGGAAGCGCGTCGCCAGGTGGGGGTTAA
- the LOC124653581 gene encoding serine/arginine-rich splicing factor RS2Z32-like isoform X2: protein MPRYDERDRYSGSTRLYVGRLSSRTRTRDLEDLFARYGRVRHVDMKHEFAFVEFSDARDADDARYNLDGRDFDGSRMIVEFAKGVPRGQGGSGSRDRGGDREYMGRGPPPGSGRCFNCGIDGHWARDCKAGDWKNRCYRCGDGGHIERDCQNSPKNLKRGKSYSRSPSPRRGRVRDRSYSRSRSRSYSRSVSPRRDERRSRSPRDSRSPSPRRSPRDSRSPAKSPRRDSRSPMKSRSPSPAKGRSPAPRDNSRSPARGDHDMSPAANGRSPSPRGGEDNNGGNDRAASPGGSASPGGG from the exons ATGCCTCGCTACGATGAGCGTGACCGCTACAGCGGTAGCACGAGGCTCTACGTGGGCCGTCTTTCCTCGCGGACACGGACCAGAGACCTTGAGGACCTCTTCGCCAGATATGGGAG AGTGCGACATGTGGATATGAAGCATGAGTTTGCGTTTGTT GAGTTTAGTGATGCCAGGGATGCTGATGATGCAAGGTACAACCTTGATGGGCGTGACTTTGATGGAAGCCGCATGATTGTTGAGTTTGCTAAAGGG GTTCCGCGTGGCCAAGGAGGGTCTGGGTCCCGTGACCGTGGTGGTGACCGTGAATATATGGGTCGGGGACCTCCTCCTGGTTCTGGCCGTTGCTTTAACTGTGGAATTGATGGCCACTGGGCTCGTGACTGCAAAGCTGGCGACTGGAAAAATAGGTGCTACCGTTGTGGAGATGGTGGCCATATAGAAAGGGACTGTCAGAACAGCCCTAAGAACCTAAA GCGTGGAAAGAGTTACTCCAGATCTCCATCACCTCGTCGCGGAAGGGTCCGCGATAGGAGCTACAGCAGGAGCCGTAGCAGGAGCTACAG CCGCTCTGTTTCACCAAGGAGGGATGAGAGGCGGTCAAGGAGCCCCCGCGACAGCCGCAGCCCAAGCCCAAGGCGTAGCCCCCGCGACAGCCGCAGCCCTGCGAAGAGTCCCCGTCGCGACAGCCGCAGCCCTATGAAGAGTCGCAGCCCTTCACCCGCCAAGG GCAGGAGCCCTGCGCCGAGGGACAACAGCAGGAGCCCAGCAAGGGGTGACCATGACATGAGCCCTGCCGCAAATGGCCGTAGCCCTAGCCCAAGGGGCGGAGAGGACAACAATGGCGGCAACGACCGTGCCGCTTCTCCTGGAGGAAGCGCGTCGCCAGGTGGGGGTTAA